The region CGCTTCACCGACGAGCGGACCATCGTCACCAGCGTCGAGCCGAACCCGGAGGACCCCAATCACGCGGTCATGGCGAAGAACCTCGCGGACCTCAAGGCCATGACCGACCAGGACGGGCAGCCGTTCCGCATCGTGGAGCTGCCCCTGCCCGCCACCTACCTGGAGGGCGCGGAGGGTCGCCTGCCGCCCACGTACGCGAACTTCTACATCGGGAACGGGTTCGTGGTCGTCCCGCAGTACGGCGATCCGAACGACGCCCGCGCCCTGGAAGTCCTGACACCCCTGTTCCCCGGGCGCGAGGTGATCGGCCTGAGCAGCCGCGCGATCATCGAGGGCGGCGGCAGCTTCCACTGCGTGACGCAGCAGCAGCCCGCCGGGACGCCCTGGATGCAGGAGGCCTGACCCATGCCGTTCCAGCCGCTGCCCGACGATCAGCCGAGCTGCACCGTGGCGTGCCCCGCGTGCGGACACCGCTGGCTGGTGTATGAGCAGCAGCTGGGCCTGCTGGGGCCCTGTCCGGCCTGCGACGCGGCCCGCCCCCGGTACATGGGCAGTGTCGCGCCGGGCAGCGGGCGGCAGGTGTCGTTCGGGAGTTTCCGCGACCTGCTGGATGAGCCGCGCCTGCTGCACCTGATCGAGCAGACGCTGGGGCTGCGCCCGCTGGACGCCGAACGCTTCGCGGACGCCCAGGGGCGCGAGGTGCCGCTGGAGGACATCCATTACGCCCTGCAGGGGAACGCCGGGTGGCAGGGTCGGGTGTACAACCTCCACATGAGCCGCACCCGCTGAGGATGTGTGCCAGAGTGTCGGCGTGATACGGATTCCGTCTGTTTCGCTGACCGATCGGAACCCCACCGATCTGCCAGCTTCACGCCCGAAACCCGTTTTTCTCCTCCTCTGCGGGGCAGCTCTACGAGTCGCATCCGCTCGGATCCAGCGGGCTTTGCAACCCATTCAATCGGAGTCCGTATGACCGACCTTGACCTGGGCGGCGGGTACTCGGCCCGCCCGATCTCGCTGGAGGCGTACCGGGCGGCGTGCGCGCGTCTGGAGGACCGGATCTTCGGCGGGAATTCGCTGTTCGCGTTCGATCCGCCGGTGCGGGCGGCCCCGCCGCTGGGCGAGTCGTGGAACTGGGGCGTGTTCCACGGCGCGGACCTGATCGGCTGGCATCACGCGCACGCGCGCGACGAGCGGACGGTGTACATGGCGGATACCGGGCTGCTGCCGGAGCATCAGGGGCGCGGGGTGTACTCGCGGTTGCTGCCGCACCTGCTGGACGCGTTCCGCGCGGCGGGATTCACGCTGGTGCAGAGTCACCACCGCGCGACGAACAACGCCGTGATCCTCCCGAAGCTCCGGGCCGGGTTTCACCTGCAGGGCCTCAGCGCCTACGAGGGCGGGGTGAATGCCGCGCTGACCCTCAGCCTGGACGGGGCGTACATGCAGGCGATGCACGTCCGCAGCGGCTTCCGTGCGCCCTCAGGGGAGGCGGCGCGGCGACTGGGCGTCCCGGACGAAGGGCTGCCCGGTCTGGCCGACGCGCCCGGCCTCCCCCTCCCGGCGGACGCCGAGGCGGGCGTGGATCTGGGCGGCGGGTACGCCCTGCACCGCGTGCCGACCGCCACGTACCGGGAGGTGTACGCGCAGCTGGAAGCCAGCGCGTACGAGACGGACTCGTTCGACTGGGGCGACCGTGAGCCCGCGCCCGCGCCGCGCGGTCCGCTGTGGAGCTGGCTGATCAGCCACGCGGGGCGGGTGGCCGGGTGGCAGGCCAGCCGCGCGTGGGACACCCGCACGGCGTACATGGTGAACACCGCGCTGCTGCCCGCGCACCGGGGGCGGGGCGTGTACACCCGCCTGCTGCCCGTGGTGCTGGACGCCCTGCACGGCGAAGGTTACCCGCTGGTGCGCAGTCATCACCACCTGACGAACAACGCCGTGATCGTCCCGAAGCTCCGCGCGGGCTTCCGCTTTCAGGGCGTGCAGGTCGACGAGCACGGCGTCATGGCAGTGCTGCTGCGCAGTTTCGACCCGGCGTACGCGGCGTACATGGACCGCCGCAGCGGCCTGACCCGCTGAACGTCAGGCGCGGCGGGGCGGACGGTTCCTGGCGCGTTTGATCGTGCCGATGCCCGCCCCGCTGGTCAGGACGGCGCGGTACAGGTCCCACCACTGGCGCGCCTGGGTGGGCTCGCGGGTGAGGGTCTCGAAGCGGTAGTACGCGGCCTCGCCGGTCGGGAGGACGAACGTGGGCGTGCCGAACACCCCGACCTCGCGCGCGGCGTCCAGTTCGGCGCGCAGCTCGGCGCGGCGGGCCTGATCGTCGGCCAGGGCCTGCGCGAAGACGTCCAGGTCCAGCCCGGCCTCCTGCGCCGCCGCGTGGATGGCCTCGTCCGTCAGGGGCTCCTTGCGCTCGTGGTGGGCGCGGAAGAGGGCCAGCGTGAACGCCCAGTGCGCCGAGTCGCCCTGCCGGGCCGCCGCGTGGGACGCCAGGAACGCGCGCAGGCCGGGCTTGAGGTACTTCATGTATCCCTCGCCGTCCGGGGCGTTCAGGCTCTGATCCGTGACGCGCCACGTCAGTTCCTTCGCGTTCTGGGCATGGTTGCCCTCCACCAGCGAGTAGTGCCGCAGGGTGAACGCCTCGCCCTCCGTTTTCAGGACGGCGGCGAGTTCCACGCCGCGCCACGCGTAGGGGCACAGGAAATCGAAGTACAGCTCGGTCGCTCGGGTCATGCGGGGCACCGTACACCCTGCGCGGCGCGGCGGAACGTCACGCGGGCTGCACTCCGCCCGCCGGGGCGGCCTCCACCGCCTCCACCTCGGCCGCCGCGCCCGCGACCAGCACGGCGTCCCCGGCCCGCAGGACGTCCTCGGCGCGGCTGCGCAGCGGCTGCCCGTCGCGCCAGATCGCCACGACCAGTGCGCCCGTCTCGCGGCCCAGGTCCGCCACCGTGCGGCCCACCAGCCCCGGCGGCACGCTCAGCTCCCGGATCGTGAAGTGCTCGCTGACCACGTCCCCGCTCAGCAGGCGGCTCAGGCGCGGCGCGAGCATCATCGCCGCGATCCGGTTCCCGCTCAGCTGGTACGGATTCACGACCTCGTCCGCCCCGGCACGGCGCATCTTGCGGGCCGCCGCCTCGTCACTCGCCCGCGCGATCACCCGCACGCCCGGATTCAGGCCCTTGGCGGACAGCACCACGTACAGGTTGCTGGGGTCACTGTTGATCACCGTGACCAGCGACGCCGCCCGCTCGATGCCCGCGCGGCGCAGCACGTCCTCGTCCGTCGCGTCCCCGACCAGGGTGTGCAGCCCCTGCGTCTGCGCCCACTCCAGATGCTCCGGGCGGTGATCGACCACG is a window of Deinococcus grandis DNA encoding:
- a CDS encoding GNAT family N-acetyltransferase is translated as MTDLDLGGGYSARPISLEAYRAACARLEDRIFGGNSLFAFDPPVRAAPPLGESWNWGVFHGADLIGWHHAHARDERTVYMADTGLLPEHQGRGVYSRLLPHLLDAFRAAGFTLVQSHHRATNNAVILPKLRAGFHLQGLSAYEGGVNAALTLSLDGAYMQAMHVRSGFRAPSGEAARRLGVPDEGLPGLADAPGLPLPADAEAGVDLGGGYALHRVPTATYREVYAQLEASAYETDSFDWGDREPAPAPRGPLWSWLISHAGRVAGWQASRAWDTRTAYMVNTALLPAHRGRGVYTRLLPVVLDALHGEGYPLVRSHHHLTNNAVIVPKLRAGFRFQGVQVDEHGVMAVLLRSFDPAYAAYMDRRSGLTR
- a CDS encoding DsbA family oxidoreductase, producing MTRATELYFDFLCPYAWRGVELAAVLKTEGEAFTLRHYSLVEGNHAQNAKELTWRVTDQSLNAPDGEGYMKYLKPGLRAFLASHAAARQGDSAHWAFTLALFRAHHERKEPLTDEAIHAAAQEAGLDLDVFAQALADDQARRAELRAELDAAREVGVFGTPTFVLPTGEAAYYRFETLTREPTQARQWWDLYRAVLTSGAGIGTIKRARNRPPRRA
- a CDS encoding potassium channel family protein, with the protein product MNRRPAVLLALIAGLVVFGTVGYRLLEGWSWLDCLFMTAMTLTTVGYGAPGELHTDGKVFSVVLMLVGIGLMLYLLTLLAETMLRTVTDPGAARRRRERRIMSLKGHTIVCGYGQVGEAVSVALRGARREVVVVDHRPEHLEWAQTQGLHTLVGDATDEDVLRRAGIERAASLVTVINSDPSNLYVVLSAKGLNPGVRVIARASDEAAARKMRRAGADEVVNPYQLSGNRIAAMMLAPRLSRLLSGDVVSEHFTIRELSVPPGLVGRTVADLGRETGALVVAIWRDGQPLRSRAEDVLRAGDAVLVAGAAAEVEAVEAAPAGGVQPA